The genomic segment TCTGCAAAAACAGAGCTAATAAATATAGCTATTAATAAAAATATTTTTTTCATTTTTTATCCTTCAAATTTAAAATCAACTGAATATCTAACACTTTTTCCATTTGGTGGAATTGGATATGGAACTCCTCTTTGAGTATCTAAATATGATTTTAGAGCCTCATTATAACCCTCATCGCTAGATGCTTTTTGTATTTTATAATCAAACTTTCCATTTTCATCAACCATTATTATTACTTTTGATAAAACTTTTGTATCTTGAGATATTGGAGCGCCTGCTTGCAAAATTTCATAAATTTTACTTGCATAGTCATCACTTTTATCCCCTTTTGCAGAGCTTTTAAGCTTTGAATCTGTTGCCGTTTTTTCATCTTCTAATAACTTATCAATTTTTATATTTGATGATTTTTTCTCTTTTTCAAATTTAGACTTAAATCTTTTTGGGTCAATAGATTTTTCAACATTATTAACCTCTTCTTTTACAACTTTATTTGATGTCTCTTTAACATTTGCAAATAAAGATTTTAGGTCTGGTTTTTTTTCATTTGAAGCTGAAGTAGATTTTTCAACAACTTCTTCTTTTACAATCTTTTCTGTTTTTCTTTCAACCATTTTTTTCTCTGCTATCTCTTCTATCATATCAAGTTCTATGGTAGTTGAGCTAGGAGTTATGTTTATACTCTCTTTTATTGGAGAAAATATATAGTACATAACTAAAAAACATATTGAAAAATAGATAAAAAATGCAATAACACCTGAAATAATAAATGAAGAATTATTTTGCATTTTTATCCATCTGTTACTAAAGCAACTTTGAAGAAACCAGCTTCTTTAACTGATTTTAGAACATATATAATATCATCATACTTCAAGCTCTTGTCTGCTCTTATATGTATTGGAGTGTTTTGGTCTTTTCCTTTTGAAAAGAGCAAAAAGCTATCTGCAAAATTTGATATTTCAACCTTATTTTTATTTAAAGTAACACTTCTATCTTTTGTAATAATAATATCGATTTTAGCAACATCTTGAGATTGTTGAGATTTACTTCCTGTTGGAAGATTTATGGGTTCTTCAAACTCAATAACAGGTGCTGTAACCATTAAAATTGCAAGAAGCACAAGCATAATATCAACCAAAGGTGTAATATTTAAATCTGGTTTTTGATTAAAATCAAACAATTTTTACCCTTTTGCTACTATTATTTCAGCCTGAGCTTTTAAATAGATATTTAATTCATATATTTTTCTTGAAATAATTTGGTGGAATGTATAAGCAAATATTGCTACAAAAATACCTGCAGCTGTTGCTACTAATGCTTCACTAATAGCTGGAGCTATAATTGAAAATGCAACTTTTGATTGATTTGCAAATTTTGCAAATGACTCTAATATTCCAATAACTGTTCCAAAAAGCCCAATAAATGGTGAAGTTGATGATATAATAGCTAACCATGATACCCCACTACTTGCATCTTTAATAATATTTATCTCACAAGCATGTAAAATCTCTTTTGAAGCAACTCCATTTGAACACTGAGTTAAAAGAGAAAGTGGAGAGAATTTTGACTGACTTGTTGTTAAAATTTCTAAAGATCTTTTTTCATTTGCTATTAATCGGTTTAATGAATTATTTCTATAAAAGAAAATCCAAAAAACAACTATCGTATAAACTGACAATAGCGCTAAAACTATGTAAGTTATAGCGCTACTATTTGCCAAATAATTTAGTAATGTAGAAATCATATATTTTTATGCAAACGAATTAATTTTTGCTTCAACTGCAGCCATTGATACTTTTGAATCTTTAACTGAGTTTACTAACTCTTTTGCTGCTTCAATATTTTTTGAAATTTCTGAATCTTTTCCACCTGTTAATGCAATAGCTCCATCAACTAATACATCAACCGATTTTTCATCTACCTTAACATGTCCCCAATTTATAGCAACAGCTTCAGTAGAATCGATTTTTTCAATAACAATTACACCAACACTAAGAGTTGATACTAATGATGAGTGACCAGGTAAAACACCAAACTCTCCCTCTTTTCCAGGGAGAGTTACAGTTTTAACATCACCATTAAATATACTACCTGTTGGAGTAACTATTGATAATTTAATTGTATCCATACTATAACCCTTTATGGTTTATTTCATTTTCTCAGCTTTTGCAAGAACTTCATCTATTCCACCAACCATATAGAATGCCATTTCAGGAATATGGTCATATTTACCATCTAAAATTCCTTGGAATCCTGCTATTGTATCTTTAAGCTCAACATATTTTCCAGGACTTCCTGTAAATACTTCAGCAACGAAGAATGGTTGAGATAAGAATCTTTCGATTTTTCTAGCTCTAGCAACTACAAGTTTGTCAGCTTCTGATAACTCATCCATACCAAGAATTGCAATAATGTCTTGTAAATCTTTATATTTTTGAAGTACAGATTGAACACCTCTTGCAGTGTTATAATGTTCTTGTCCAATAATATCAGCACTTAAAATTCTTGAAGTAGAATCTAGTGGATCAACCGCTGGATAAATACCTTTTTCTGCAATTTTTCTATTTAAAACTGTAGTTGCATCTAAGTGAGCAAAAACAGAAGCTGGTGCTGGATCCGTTAAGTCATCCGCTGGAACGTAAACAGCTTGAACTGAAGTAATAGAACCTTTAGAAGTAGATGTAATTCTCTCTTGTAATTTACCCATTTCACTTGCAAGTGTTGGTTGGTATCCAACAGCTGAAGGAATTCTTCCTAAAAGTGCTGACATTTCAGAACCTGATTGTGCAAATCTAAAAATATTATCAACGAACATAAGAACATCTAGTCCTTTTTCATCTCTAAAGTACTCAGCCATTGTAAGACCAGTAAGTGCAATTCTATTTCTTGCACCTGGTGGTTCACTCATTTGACCATAGCACAGTGCAACTTTATCAAGAACGTTTGAATCTTTCATCTCATGATAAAGGTCATTTCCTTCTCTTGTTCTTTCACCAACTCCAGCAAATACAGAGTAACCTGAGTGTTTAAATGCAACATTATGGATTAATTCCATAATAATAACTGTTTTTCCAACTCCAGCTCCACCAAATAGTCCTACTTTTCCACCTTTTGAATATGGTGCTAAAAGGTCAACTACTTTGATACCTGTTTCAAACATCTCTGTTTTTGTTGATTGCTCTTCAAAATCAGGAGCAGATCTATGAATAGACCATCTTTCAACATCTGCAGGAATAGGAGCACCTTCATCAACTGGATCACCAATAACATTAAAAATTCTTCCTAAAACCGCTTCACCAACAGGAACTTTAATAGGACCTCCTGTAGCTATACACTCTTGACCTCTTGTTAATCCATCTGTCATATCCATAGCAATAGCTCTAACTCTTCCATCACCGATATGTGCTGCTACTTCTAATACTAATCTATCTTTACCTGATGCAATATCAGATACATCAATAGCTTCGTTAATTTCTGGTAAGTATCCGTCGAACTCTACGTCAACGACTGGACCCATTACCTGAATAATTTTACCTTTCATATAGGGCTTCTCCTTATTAAATTATTTTAATGCTTCAACACCACTAATAATCTCTATTAGTTCTGTTGTAATTGCTGCTTGTCTTGCTTTGTTGTATTCAACTGTTAAACTATTTACTTTCTCTTTTGCATTTTTACTTGCAGATTCCATAGCCTGCATTCTAGCACTGTGTTCAGCTGCTAATGAGTCTATTAGTGCGTAATACATATTGAAATCAATATATTTATCAGTTAATTCTTTCAAAACTTCATCATCATCATCTGGTTCAATATTTAGCATAGAAGTAGTTTCACTTATTTCAACTTTTTCTAAACCAACTGGTAATATCTCTTTTACTCTAATTTCTTGAGTTAGCATATTTAAAAAACCATTATAAACAATTATTACTTTATCAGTAAGTTCGTTTTTAAAATCTTCAACAGCAATTTTTATATAATTAGATGCTTTTTCATAAGTTGGAGCTGATGATAAATCAATAGCTTTTTGCTCAAGAGTTTTACCTTGGAATGAAAAGAATTCAACTCCTTTTTTCCCAGCAGCTCTTAATCTTACTTTTACACCTTTTGCTTCGTATTCATTTATTAACTTACTAACAGTTTTAATTGTTGCCACATTAAAACCACCACAAAGTCCTTTATCGGCAGTTACAAAAACAATATCAACTGTTTTTGGAGTTGAATTTTGAATAAATGCTCTACCAATATTTCCATCATCTTGAACTTTGCTAACTCGTGCTGCAATATCAGAAAGAACTTCATTTATCTTGTTTGCATAGCTTCTTGATTGCTCAGACAATTGTCTAGTTCTCGTAAGTTTTGCAGAAGATACAAGCTTCATAGCTTTTGTAGTTTTCTGAGTATTTTTAACACTATTTATTTTTATTTTTATCTCTTTTAAGTTAGCCATAGACTAGTCCTTAGTTTGCATTAAATACAGTTTTAAACTCTTCTAATGCAGCTTTTAATTGTGCCTCTGTATTATCATCAATTTTTTGACTTGACTTAATTGCATCTAAAATATTTGAATATTTTTGCTCAATAAATGCATGTAATTCATTTTCAAATCTTACAACATCTTTAACCGCAATATCATTTAAATACCCTTTAGTACCGGCATAGATAATTACAACTTGTTTTTCAATAACAAGTGGTTTATTAACACCTTGTTTTAAAACTTCAACCATTCTTTGTCCAAGCTCTAACTCTCTTCTTGTTGCTTCATCTAGATCTGATGCGAATTGTGCAAACGCCTCAAGCTCTCTATATTGTGCAAGTGAAAGTTTAAGTGTACCAGCAACTTGTTTTGTAGCTTTAATTTGTGCAGCTCCACCAACTCTTGATACTGATAAACCAACATTAATTGCAGGTCTAATACCTGAGTTAAATAGGTTAGTTTCTAAGAAAATTTGTCCATCTGTAATTGAAATTACGTTTGTTGGAATATATGCAGCAACATCTCCAGCTTGAGTTTCAATAATTGGTAGCGCAGTCATTGAACCAGCACCTTTTTCATCACTCATTTTAGCTGCTCTTTCAAGTAATCTTGAGTGTAAATAGAATACATCTCCTGGATATGCTTCTCTTCCTGGAGGTCTTCTTAAAATTAATGACATCTCTCTATATGCAACTGCATGTTTTGATAAATCATCATAAATAATAAGTGCATGTTTTCCATTATCTCTGAAAAACTCACCAATTGTAACACCTGTATATGGTGCTAAGAATTGAAGTGTTGCAGAATCAGCTGCTGATGCATTTACAACAATTGTATAATCCATAGCTCCTGCATCTTCTAATGTTCTAACAACAGAAGCAACTGAAGATGATTTTTGTCCAATTGCAACATAAATACAAATAACATTCTCACCTTTTTGGTTAAGAATTGTATCAATTGCAACTGTTGTTTTACCAGTTTGTCTATCACCAATAATAAGCTCTCTTTGCCCTCTTCCAATTGGAACTAGTGCATCAATAGCTTTAATACCAGTTTGTAGTGGTTCATGAACAGATTTTCTTGACATAATACCAGGAGCTTTTTCTTCAACATATCTTGTTTCAGTTGAATTAATTGCACCTTTACCGTCAATTGGTTCACCAAGAGCATTTACAACTCTTCCAACCATTGCATCACCAACTGGTACCTCAAGAAGTTCTCCTAATCTTTTACAAGAAGTTCCTTCTCTAAGACCAGTACCTTTACCAAGAACAACAATACCAACTGAAGACTCTTCTAAGTTTGCAGCCATACCTTTTTCGCCATTCTCAAACTCAACCATCTCACCAGCCATAACATTTTTAAGACCGTAAACTTGAGCAATACCATCTGCATAAGATATAATCTTACCAGTTTCGTTTACATCTACATTTAATTCAAAGTTATCAATTCTCTCTTTAATAATCGAACTGATTTCATCTGCTTGAATTTTTGCACCCATTCAAATTCTCCTTTATAAGTTCTAAACTGCTTTTAAAATATGATTAATTAGCTGAGTTTTTAATCTATCTTTAGAAAAAGATATCTCAACACCTAGCCCATCTATATCAACTTTAATACCATCATAATCGCACACATTTTGTGACAATGAAAGTTTTACATTAAATTTTTTACTAAATTGTTCTTCTATAGAAGATATATAACTATTTGATAACTCTTTATTTGTATAAACAGTTCCAATATAACTACTATTCATCTTTGCAATTTGAGTTTTTAACTCAAAAGCTATTTCAGGAATAATATCTAATCTTCTTTTTTCACCAAGTAATTTAATAAAGTTTTCTAAACTTTTATCTGCTTTATCAATCATAGATAAAACAAATTTAGTTTTTTCAACTTCATTAACATCAGAAGATGCTAAGATAGAGTTAAATTTATCACTTTTGAAAGCTTTTGAAACTTCACTTAGTTTCTCAGAAATCAAAGTAACACTATTTAAATCTCTTCCATCAACCAAAGCTTTTACATATCTTTTTGCTACTAAATCTTTCATTATGCTACCCTTTTAAGAACAATATTTACTAACTCATCTTGAGATAGTTTAATATTTTCTGAATTCAACAGCTCATCAAGTATTTCAGCAACAACTTGTTTTTTAGCTTTAGAAATTTCAACTTTTATCATTTCATCTAAATTTTTACTTAAATTTGCAATATCTGTATCAATAGATGTTGAAACTTTTTGTTTAATATTTTCAATATCAGATTTTGCACTTTCGATTATTTCAGCAGAAATCTTTTTTGCATCATCTAATTTTTTTTGAGCTTCAGCAACTCTATCTTTAGAAGCTTTCAAACTATCTTGAACTTTATCTAGCTCAGATTGAATTCCTAAAGTTCTATTAGCAAAATATGCTTTAATTTTATCAGCAAGTAAATACCATAAAATCGCAGCAAATATAATAAAATTAACGGTTCTTTGAACTATATCATAGTTCGTTTCCGCACCTTCGCTTGCAAATAATGCAACTGGAACCATAGCCATAGCTAATAGTAATAGTACTCTTTTCATTATCACTTCCTATATTGAACTAAGCTTAGATTTTAAGCTTTCGTTAAATTGTGGCATTGATGACAATAAAGAGGCTCTTAATGCTTTCGTCTCATCTTGTAAACTTTTAGCAAATTCAGCAGATTTTGCTTCTAAATTTAATTTAGCACTTGCAAGTTTAACATCAGCACTATCTTTTGCTTCCTTATAAGCTTGCTCTCTAATAGCAGCTGCTTCTCTTTTAGCTTTTGAAAGCAAATCATTTGCTTCTGCTAAAAAACCATCTACGTCAGCACTATTTGACTTTGAATCTTCCAAATCTTTTTTGATTTGAGTAGATCTTTCATCCATATGTTGAAGTAGAGGCTTGAAAAGACAACTGTTTAGCCTAGCAACCACCAAAAGAAAGATGATACCAGAACTAAGCAATAGTACAGGACTTATGTCTAACATTCATTCCTCCATATTTTTACAGTTTAGTTTAACTAAAACGTTTTTATTTTATCAAATTTATCTATAAATTTATATTAAAATGGTTAAGAATATGGATTTTTTTATTTTATTGTATCTTAAAGTAACTACTTATCTTATCTATATCTTCTTGAGAGTTAAATTCAATTTTGATTGAGTTTTTATCTATTTTAGCTTTGATTTTATCATTCTTTAGAAACTCAGTAAATGATTTTAAATTAGTAATATTGTAACTATTTGTAACTTTTTCTTTTTTTGGTTTTGGAGAATCTTTCTCTTTTAAATCTTTTATCAATTTTTCTGTTTCTCTTACAGAAAGTTTTTGTCCCATAATAGTATCACAAATCTTTTTTTGCTCTTCAGCAGTTAGCCCTATCATCATTTTTGCATGACCTGCACTAATTTTATCTGTAGCTAAAAATTGTTGTACATATGAACTTAATTGTAATAATCTCAAAGTATTTGTAATAGAAGTTCTACTTTTAAAGACTTTTTTTGATAGTTCTTCATGAGTAATATTGTGTTCATTTAGTAGCTGAGCATAACAAAATGCTAACTCTATAATATTTAAGTCATCTCTTTGAATATTTTCTATTAAAGCTAATTCTCTTAATTTAAGCTCATCTTCATCAACAATAATTGCTTTTATCTCTTCTATATTTGCTAGCTTATGAGCTCTTAATCTTCGCTCTCCCGCAATTAAAGTATAAGTTCCATCTTCATCTTCAACAACAACAACTGGTTGCAAAAGACCATGTTCTTTTATAGATGAACTTAGCTCTTGAAGCTTCTCTTCATCAAAAATCTTTCTTGGCTGATTTGGATTTGGTTTAATCAAAGATACTTCAATTTTTTTAACTCCATTATTTGAGTTCCCAGCAGATTTACCATAAGCTGTCTCTACTTCACCTAAAAGTTCTCCTAATCCTCTTCCTAA from the Aliarcobacter cryaerophilus ATCC 43158 genome contains:
- a CDS encoding energy transducer TonB codes for the protein MQNNSSFIISGVIAFFIYFSICFLVMYYIFSPIKESINITPSSTTIELDMIEEIAEKKMVERKTEKIVKEEVVEKSTSASNEKKPDLKSLFANVKETSNKVVKEEVNNVEKSIDPKRFKSKFEKEKKSSNIKIDKLLEDEKTATDSKLKSSAKGDKSDDYASKIYEILQAGAPISQDTKVLSKVIIMVDENGKFDYKIQKASSDEGYNEALKSYLDTQRGVPYPIPPNGKSVRYSVDFKFEG
- a CDS encoding biopolymer transporter ExbD; translated protein: MFDFNQKPDLNITPLVDIMLVLLAILMVTAPVIEFEEPINLPTGSKSQQSQDVAKIDIIITKDRSVTLNKNKVEISNFADSFLLFSKGKDQNTPIHIRADKSLKYDDIIYVLKSVKEAGFFKVALVTDG
- a CDS encoding MotA/TolQ/ExbB proton channel family protein; protein product: MISTLLNYLANSSAITYIVLALLSVYTIVVFWIFFYRNNSLNRLIANEKRSLEILTTSQSKFSPLSLLTQCSNGVASKEILHACEINIIKDASSGVSWLAIISSTSPFIGLFGTVIGILESFAKFANQSKVAFSIIAPAISEALVATAAGIFVAIFAYTFHQIISRKIYELNIYLKAQAEIIVAKG
- the atpC gene encoding ATP synthase F1 subunit epsilon, yielding MDTIKLSIVTPTGSIFNGDVKTVTLPGKEGEFGVLPGHSSLVSTLSVGVIVIEKIDSTEAVAINWGHVKVDEKSVDVLVDGAIALTGGKDSEISKNIEAAKELVNSVKDSKVSMAAVEAKINSFA
- the atpD gene encoding F0F1 ATP synthase subunit beta, whose amino-acid sequence is MKGKIIQVMGPVVDVEFDGYLPEINEAIDVSDIASGKDRLVLEVAAHIGDGRVRAIAMDMTDGLTRGQECIATGGPIKVPVGEAVLGRIFNVIGDPVDEGAPIPADVERWSIHRSAPDFEEQSTKTEMFETGIKVVDLLAPYSKGGKVGLFGGAGVGKTVIIMELIHNVAFKHSGYSVFAGVGERTREGNDLYHEMKDSNVLDKVALCYGQMSEPPGARNRIALTGLTMAEYFRDEKGLDVLMFVDNIFRFAQSGSEMSALLGRIPSAVGYQPTLASEMGKLQERITSTSKGSITSVQAVYVPADDLTDPAPASVFAHLDATTVLNRKIAEKGIYPAVDPLDSTSRILSADIIGQEHYNTARGVQSVLQKYKDLQDIIAILGMDELSEADKLVVARARKIERFLSQPFFVAEVFTGSPGKYVELKDTIAGFQGILDGKYDHIPEMAFYMVGGIDEVLAKAEKMK
- the atpG gene encoding ATP synthase F1 subunit gamma — its product is MANLKEIKIKINSVKNTQKTTKAMKLVSSAKLTRTRQLSEQSRSYANKINEVLSDIAARVSKVQDDGNIGRAFIQNSTPKTVDIVFVTADKGLCGGFNVATIKTVSKLINEYEAKGVKVRLRAAGKKGVEFFSFQGKTLEQKAIDLSSAPTYEKASNYIKIAVEDFKNELTDKVIIVYNGFLNMLTQEIRVKEILPVGLEKVEISETTSMLNIEPDDDDEVLKELTDKYIDFNMYYALIDSLAAEHSARMQAMESASKNAKEKVNSLTVEYNKARQAAITTELIEIISGVEALK
- the atpA gene encoding F0F1 ATP synthase subunit alpha encodes the protein MGAKIQADEISSIIKERIDNFELNVDVNETGKIISYADGIAQVYGLKNVMAGEMVEFENGEKGMAANLEESSVGIVVLGKGTGLREGTSCKRLGELLEVPVGDAMVGRVVNALGEPIDGKGAINSTETRYVEEKAPGIMSRKSVHEPLQTGIKAIDALVPIGRGQRELIIGDRQTGKTTVAIDTILNQKGENVICIYVAIGQKSSSVASVVRTLEDAGAMDYTIVVNASAADSATLQFLAPYTGVTIGEFFRDNGKHALIIYDDLSKHAVAYREMSLILRRPPGREAYPGDVFYLHSRLLERAAKMSDEKGAGSMTALPIIETQAGDVAAYIPTNVISITDGQIFLETNLFNSGIRPAINVGLSVSRVGGAAQIKATKQVAGTLKLSLAQYRELEAFAQFASDLDEATRRELELGQRMVEVLKQGVNKPLVIEKQVVIIYAGTKGYLNDIAVKDVVRFENELHAFIEQKYSNILDAIKSSQKIDDNTEAQLKAALEEFKTVFNAN
- a CDS encoding F0F1 ATP synthase subunit delta → MKDLVAKRYVKALVDGRDLNSVTLISEKLSEVSKAFKSDKFNSILASSDVNEVEKTKFVLSMIDKADKSLENFIKLLGEKRRLDIIPEIAFELKTQIAKMNSSYIGTVYTNKELSNSYISSIEEQFSKKFNVKLSLSQNVCDYDGIKVDIDGLGVEISFSKDRLKTQLINHILKAV
- a CDS encoding F0F1 ATP synthase subunit B codes for the protein MKRVLLLLAMAMVPVALFASEGAETNYDIVQRTVNFIIFAAILWYLLADKIKAYFANRTLGIQSELDKVQDSLKASKDRVAEAQKKLDDAKKISAEIIESAKSDIENIKQKVSTSIDTDIANLSKNLDEMIKVEISKAKKQVVAEILDELLNSENIKLSQDELVNIVLKRVA
- a CDS encoding F0F1 ATP synthase subunit B family protein, coding for MLDISPVLLLSSGIIFLLVVARLNSCLFKPLLQHMDERSTQIKKDLEDSKSNSADVDGFLAEANDLLSKAKREAAAIREQAYKEAKDSADVKLASAKLNLEAKSAEFAKSLQDETKALRASLLSSMPQFNESLKSKLSSI
- a CDS encoding ParB/RepB/Spo0J family partition protein, with product MALGRGLGELLGEVETAYGKSAGNSNNGVKKIEVSLIKPNPNQPRKIFDEEKLQELSSSIKEHGLLQPVVVVEDEDGTYTLIAGERRLRAHKLANIEEIKAIIVDEDELKLRELALIENIQRDDLNIIELAFCYAQLLNEHNITHEELSKKVFKSRTSITNTLRLLQLSSYVQQFLATDKISAGHAKMMIGLTAEEQKKICDTIMGQKLSVRETEKLIKDLKEKDSPKPKKEKVTNSYNITNLKSFTEFLKNDKIKAKIDKNSIKIEFNSQEDIDKISSYFKIQ